Within the Candidatus Tanganyikabacteria bacterium genome, the region GTCGAGCGAGTTCGACATGCACCGGGTCATCTACGAAGTCCGGCCGGACGTCCAGGCGATCGTGCACGCCCACCCGGCCCTGGCCACCGCCTTCACCGTGGCCGGCCGGTCGCTGGGCGAGCCCATCCTCACCGAGGGCCTCCTGACCATCGGGCAGATCGCGACCGCCGCCTACGCCACGCCCGGCACGCCGGCCGTCGGTAACAGCTTGCGCCACCTGGTCCGCGACCACGACGCCATCCTCCTGGCCCACCACGGGGCGGTCACCTGCGGCCCCGACCTCGACACCGCGTACTGGTACATGGAAATAGTCGAGCACACGGCGAAGACCCGCCTGGCCGCCGAGGCCCTGGGCGGCGCTCGCTCGCTGCCGCCCGGCGAGGTGGACGCCCTGCTCAGGACCCGCCAGCGGCTGCGAGGCGGCCTCGCGGCCGGCCGGCCGCGGTAGGCGGAGGCGCGCCGGAACCCGACGTCTACCCCAGCTACTCCGCCGGGATGCATCTCGGGGCCTCGTGACACACGGGCGATTCGGATCGGATTCGCCCCTACGTATTGACTCCCATGTTTTTTTTTCTCTAAGATACGCTTAAGCGATTCATCGGTTTTCGTTAAGGAGATGAAAGGTGCCGAACTATCACGTCGCAGCCAGCTTCTGGCGCGCAACCAAAGGCGTACGGGCATCCCTCCTTGCGATCGTGATGGTGACGCTGGGCTGCGGGCGCGCTCCGGTTGGGGTTGGCCCGGCAAAGACCAGCCAAGCCCTCAAGCGGGTGCAATCCGTCTCGACCTTCAACGTCGGCGTTGGCTACAACACCTCCTCGAATCAGTTTTACATGTTCGAGGACTTCGAGTCGGCCAAGCAGGCGGCCGCGGCGTCGACATCGTTCCTGGTTGCCATGGACTGGTACCAGTTGTTCGGGGCAACTTCCAGCGTTTCCGGAACCCTCGGGACCGTGGTCAGGACACCCGCCGGGATCGAGGTGCCGATCTCCGCTGGTATCGATCGCTTTTACAGCCCGGATGGTATCTACGACTGGCATGGCGAACTGGCGTCGAGTTATCACTTCGTCGGAGCGAGACTGTTCGTTTGACGAGGAATCGCCAGGAGTGACAAAGGGCCGGACTCCCGGTAGGTTGGTTCTGCAAGAAACCCAACCACTGCCAAGAGAACAG harbors:
- a CDS encoding class II aldolase/adducin family protein, which produces MTEYELRKELARICRLLYERELVIANAGNVSARAGRGRFLTTPSGTCKGWLEPADFVTVDESGRKVAGSRPPSSEFDMHRVIYEVRPDVQAIVHAHPALATAFTVAGRSLGEPILTEGLLTIGQIATAAYATPGTPAVGNSLRHLVRDHDAILLAHHGAVTCGPDLDTAYWYMEIVEHTAKTRLAAEALGGARSLPPGEVDALLRTRQRLRGGLAAGRPR